One window from the genome of Spirosoma rhododendri encodes:
- a CDS encoding DUF2442 domain-containing protein, with amino-acid sequence MHLLTQVTPLPDYKLALTFGTGETKVADINPFLQTEAFESLHNPTLFNTVANKEYYVEWLDGEVDLSADTLWHISTAIKHKEK; translated from the coding sequence ATGCACTTACTTACTCAAGTCACTCCCCTACCTGACTACAAACTCGCGTTGACGTTTGGAACCGGTGAAACGAAAGTGGCGGACATCAACCCTTTTTTACAGACCGAAGCGTTTGAAAGCCTGCATAATCCGACCCTATTCAACACCGTTGCCAATAAAGAATATTACGTGGAATGGCTCGACGGAGAAGTTGATTTGAGTGCCGACACACTATGGCACATCAGCACGGCCATTAAACACAAAGAGAAATAG
- the lpdA gene encoding dihydrolipoyl dehydrogenase: MDYDVIFIGSGPGGYTGAIRCAQLGLKTAVIEKYATLGGTCLNVGCIPSKALLDSSEHFYNAAHTFAEHGIKVADLQVDLGQMIDRKNTVVDQTTKGITFLMKKNKIDELHGLGSFVDANTVKITKDDGSEQTITGKNIVIATGSKPMSFPSMPIDKTRVITSTEALNLPEIPKHMIVIGAGVIGAELGSVYARLGAKVSFIEFADSMIPTMDKTMGKELQRAVKKLGADFYFKHKVTKVENTGDEVVVNVDTPDGKSITLTGDYCLVSVGRRPYTDGLNLEAAGLKADERGKIEVDSNLRTSVPHIYALGDVIRGAMLAHKAEEEGTYIAETIVGQKPHIHYRLIPNVVYTWPEVAAVGYTEEEVKQQGIPYKTGSFPFKALGRARASMDIDGLAKVLAHKETDEILGVHIIGPRAADMIAEAVVAMEFRASAEDVSRMSHAHPTYTEAFKEACLAATDNRAINM, from the coding sequence ATGGACTACGACGTAATTTTTATCGGCTCCGGACCGGGGGGCTACACAGGGGCTATCCGCTGCGCGCAGCTTGGGTTGAAAACCGCTGTTATTGAAAAATATGCGACACTCGGCGGCACCTGCCTGAACGTGGGCTGTATTCCGTCGAAAGCCCTGCTCGACTCATCGGAGCATTTTTACAACGCGGCCCATACCTTTGCCGAACACGGCATCAAAGTAGCTGATTTGCAGGTCGATCTGGGTCAGATGATCGACCGCAAGAATACGGTCGTCGACCAGACCACGAAGGGCATTACCTTCCTGATGAAGAAAAACAAAATCGACGAACTGCACGGCCTCGGCTCGTTTGTCGATGCAAACACGGTAAAAATTACGAAAGACGACGGTTCGGAGCAGACGATCACGGGTAAGAACATCGTGATTGCCACCGGCTCGAAGCCGATGTCGTTCCCGTCGATGCCGATTGATAAAACGCGGGTCATCACCTCGACCGAAGCCCTGAACCTGCCCGAAATTCCGAAGCACATGATCGTGATCGGCGCGGGCGTTATCGGTGCCGAACTGGGTTCTGTCTACGCCCGGCTAGGTGCCAAAGTCTCATTCATCGAGTTTGCCGATTCGATGATCCCGACGATGGACAAGACGATGGGTAAGGAGTTGCAGCGGGCCGTCAAAAAACTCGGTGCTGATTTCTATTTCAAGCACAAAGTCACGAAGGTTGAAAACACGGGCGATGAGGTCGTCGTCAACGTCGACACGCCCGATGGCAAATCGATCACCCTCACCGGCGACTATTGCCTGGTATCGGTCGGCCGTCGCCCCTACACCGACGGACTGAACCTCGAAGCGGCTGGCCTAAAAGCCGACGAGCGCGGTAAAATCGAAGTCGACAGCAACCTCCGCACCAGCGTCCCACACATTTACGCGCTTGGCGACGTGATCCGGGGAGCCATGCTGGCCCACAAAGCCGAAGAAGAAGGTACATACATCGCCGAAACGATTGTCGGGCAGAAGCCGCATATTCACTACCGGCTTATTCCGAACGTCGTCTACACCTGGCCGGAAGTAGCGGCCGTTGGGTACACGGAAGAGGAAGTGAAGCAGCAGGGCATTCCGTACAAGACGGGTTCGTTTCCGTTCAAAGCACTGGGCCGCGCCCGCGCCAGTATGGACATCGACGGCCTGGCGAAAGTACTGGCTCACAAAGAAACCGACGAAATTCTGGGCGTTCACATCATCGGGCCCCGTGCCGCCGATATGATCGCCGAAGCGGTCGTCGCGATGGAGTTCCGGGCATCGGCTGAAGACGTCTCACGTATGTCGCACGCCCACCCGACCTACACCGAAGCCTTCAAAGAAGCCTGCCTTGCTGCCACCGACAACCGGGCGATCAATATGTAA